The stretch of DNA CCAGATCCTAAAGCAACTAGAAGCCAGACGAAAAGCAGCGCGGAAAGCAAATAAAAAACCTGggaaaaaatagaatgtatttcctttcattttgtattctctgtttttgcaactctagtatgttgtcaagaaactccttaacaacttagacaacttttttggaatagattgttattatatcatcttggtctgtcataattaaaatccaagttttacagataagaattagagttatacactctatgaagtaaagttatacaaattttgtacaggagttatacaaTACATGATTGCAGTTAtgaaaaaaggcaaaatttattagacagctatgagttatacaaaaaataacaagagttatacaaattgtgtacaagagtcATACAACACATGACTTTAGTCAAATACATCAACAATTATAGAAACAAGGGCAAAAGATACACATAATTAGAAGTATTATACAGATAActataagagttatacactctgtgaagtacagttatccatatatgggtaagagttttacttaaacccactgaagttataattcgttcTTTATCAAACTTTTAAATATTGGATTTTTTGCCATGAACAAAAGTCATCCAAATTatgtaaaagagttatacaacattagcttgaaatttcacactcatattactgaagttatacaatctggaAGGTGCAAACGccattcaaaatagacaaaagctagccactgaataccccttccgtctcaccagattttttaccttttaaagaaaaaaagattgtaaataatttgttgagatggaggtatttttctactgcctaCTACTGCAGCATGtaagtttctctattcttcttcttcgtcttcttcttcttcttctccttcagatgctggtgaagacggtggatgctcagaaaatgggttagggcagttccgtttatcgtggtgtgccatttgtttacagttattacacatgcgttttggcttacaagccaagtcaatggctttagccttagctgacaccattcttttaccgctgcctttgtttttggattgttttggtggaagtattgttacctcgtcactgGCGGGGCAACCAAGGATTTGCTCGAATTCCTGCTGCTTAGTTAAATCTTTCTTGTACGGTAAAAatttctccttgaactctctaattaaggagcttaagttcacaacttcagtcacactcataccacgaagtaaaccaatggttgcatgaacttctgaccacaacttcaccatctcaacttcttttccatcagcgctactatttgaatccgtttgttcaccatcacattctgataatatgaattgcaatgcatcttttctccatcttgtagaaacgtaatcatctggaattgtcttcttgccgttagccgacaaaatccatactatatgtcggcacAGAATTCCtatcctttcaaacatcatacagctGCACCGTGTAGCCACTGTCCCTGTAATCAAATTAAATTATGAAGTTATTTTCATCTAAATAACGTCTCCATCCATATAGTAGTCTTATACATAAaataataagagttaaacattatcaaGGTAGACTTATACATATggtaacaagagttatacattctgcaagtagagaTATACATATAAtaaacaagagttatacattctgaaagctaaagttattcaaaatgtaatcagagttataatACAAATAATCATAGATTCAGTGAACAATTGAATAACTTCTAAAGTTAAtcgaaagtagagttatacatatggcaacaagagttatacattcataagtagagttatacatataataacaagagttatacattcaaaaaacttaagttattcaaaatgtagtcGATTTATACAAACAGATAACTCATTCGgtgaacaattgtataacttctatgttcagacaatgtaactttggcactatatctagcaacttcagTCAACTACCACATAGATAAAGAttatgccaaaatgttgttacctgggttgtactctacgttgaaacttttctcTCTGATTGAATTCTTAATGacagtcacttcaactccatcgacttcagcatagcccccggtcttacatgtatcgattgagcaaatgacctctagttggaattccttgaaaacctcacgggtataaacatttgaCGCATATTCCTCTATAGGTAAATGCGCCCCCCTTGctggtgttgagtgtcggttttcatggtcaagtttcttctgcgtatgccgttgatggtccatagcgctttcaaaacgcatccataactccactaacgtacctgacttctactcaacttcttaaaaaaacta from Silene latifolia isolate original U9 population unplaced genomic scaffold, ASM4854445v1 scaffold_190, whole genome shotgun sequence encodes:
- the LOC141638160 gene encoding uncharacterized protein LOC141638160 isoform X1 — translated: MFNRIITYLIKRKTLKMTVSVCEMDHMQIEVAVDGTVATRCSCMMFERIGILCRHIVWILSANGKKTIPDDYVSTRWRKDALQFILSECDGEQTDSNSSADGKEVEMVKLWSEVHATIGLLRGMSVTEVVNLSSLIREFKEKFLPYKKDLTKQQEFEQILGCPASDEVTILPPKQSKNKGSGKRMVSAKAKAIDLACKPKRMCNNCKQMAHHDKRNCPNPFSEHPPSSPASEGEEEEEDEEEE